The proteins below are encoded in one region of Pseudomonas putida NBRC 14164:
- a CDS encoding MFS transporter translates to MTTLTSAAASAPAATTEQRLNGLLLRKLMPLLIVVYVMSFLDRTNIALAKASMGIDLGLSAAAYGLGAGLFFLTYALAEVPSNLIMHRVGARFWITRIMITWGLLSAGMAFVQGETSFYIMRLLLGVAEAGLFPGVMLYLTYWFDREQRARATGYFLLGVCLANILSGPLGGALLEMDGVLGWHGWQWLFVLEGLPAVALAYVVWKKLPDGPASAPWLSAADAQDIERRLAAERAAAPQQNKLGQMFRDRQIWLAIAVYFVHQITIYTVIFFLPGIIGTYAALSPFQIGLLTAVPWIAAAIGAATFPRLATSPRRCRTLLFCGLLTMATGLLLASLANTFIGLIGFSLTALMLFVVQSILFVFPSSRLSGNALAAGLAFVTTCGLLGGFVGPSVMGLIEQATGSTRNGLWIIAALLVLAAVLSTRLRQGQEQA, encoded by the coding sequence GTCGTCTACGTGATGAGCTTTCTTGACCGCACCAACATCGCCCTGGCGAAAGCCAGCATGGGCATCGACCTGGGCCTGTCGGCAGCGGCCTATGGCCTGGGTGCCGGCCTGTTCTTCCTGACCTATGCGCTGGCCGAAGTGCCCAGCAACCTGATCATGCACCGGGTGGGCGCGCGCTTCTGGATCACCCGCATCATGATCACCTGGGGCCTGCTCTCGGCGGGCATGGCCTTCGTCCAGGGAGAAACGTCGTTCTACATCATGCGCCTGCTGCTGGGGGTGGCCGAAGCGGGCCTGTTCCCCGGGGTGATGCTGTACCTCACCTACTGGTTCGACCGCGAACAGCGCGCCCGCGCCACGGGTTACTTCCTGCTGGGCGTGTGCCTGGCCAACATCCTCAGCGGCCCGCTGGGCGGTGCGCTGCTGGAAATGGACGGCGTACTGGGCTGGCATGGCTGGCAGTGGCTGTTCGTGCTCGAAGGCTTGCCTGCCGTGGCCTTGGCCTATGTGGTATGGAAGAAGCTGCCCGATGGCCCGGCTTCGGCGCCTTGGCTGTCGGCCGCCGACGCCCAGGACATCGAACGCCGCCTGGCCGCCGAACGGGCTGCCGCGCCACAGCAGAACAAACTGGGGCAGATGTTCCGCGACCGGCAGATCTGGCTGGCAATCGCGGTGTACTTCGTGCACCAGATCACCATCTACACGGTGATTTTCTTCCTGCCGGGTATCATCGGCACTTACGCTGCGCTATCCCCCTTCCAGATAGGCCTGCTGACTGCCGTGCCGTGGATTGCGGCTGCCATCGGTGCTGCCACCTTCCCACGCCTGGCCACCTCGCCACGCCGTTGCCGCACCCTGCTGTTCTGCGGCTTGCTGACCATGGCGACCGGGTTGCTGCTGGCGTCCCTGGCCAACACGTTCATTGGCCTGATCGGGTTTTCACTGACCGCCCTGATGCTGTTCGTGGTGCAGTCGATCCTGTTTGTCTTCCCGTCCAGCCGGCTGAGTGGCAACGCCCTGGCGGCGGGCCTTGCGTTTGTCACCACCTGCGGCCTGCTGGGTGGCTTCGTCGGGCCGTCGGTGATGGGCCTGATCGAGCAGGCCACCGGCAGCACCCGCAACGGCCTGTGGATCATTGCCGCATTGCTGGTGCTGGCAGCGGTGCTCAGCACCCGCTTGCGCCAGGGGCAAGAGCAGGCATAG
- a CDS encoding aminotransferase class I/II-fold pyridoxal phosphate-dependent enzyme: MGQAVPGEFAYRKVYRYLEALIEQASGGGPCKLPSLRAMSRRLRVSLATVQSAYNLLEEEGRVQCLPRSGYYAQVASKAAAAPMHPQSPLPVQPLLERMLLGHERRLARQRASGVAQWETFGDTRLRNAVAESYTRSSSLYWRAEDVQLAPDVQALLDTVLAGLALQGGTVLVQSPCCWQVLHALARAGMRVLEVPADSRGNPNLRALARLLGAEPVCMLVMPSCLGMPQGRLVSPHYQQQLGQLLGQHPVWLLENDLDSEHCYSGPPRTRLRDWVDPRSLLVLGAFETAVGAEAPYAYVLSHDAALAKAFAERAFRLAPLRLQALALMLGKRQIEIHLVELRTELERRTQYLVRALALQFGQQVAMQTPQGGRMLWVRFRQPLRWDCIVAALAGSALHALPGRQFSLQGRYQQCMALVWLGDQPDDLQQAVRRLAQALEPRCGRPASVSR, encoded by the coding sequence ATGGGGCAAGCGGTTCCTGGCGAGTTCGCCTATCGCAAGGTGTATCGCTACCTGGAAGCGTTGATCGAGCAGGCCTCAGGCGGTGGCCCCTGCAAGTTGCCGTCGCTGCGTGCAATGTCCCGGCGGCTGCGGGTTTCATTGGCGACCGTGCAGAGTGCCTACAACCTGCTGGAGGAAGAAGGCCGCGTCCAGTGTCTGCCAAGGTCCGGCTATTACGCTCAGGTCGCTTCCAAGGCAGCGGCAGCGCCCATGCACCCGCAGTCACCTTTGCCGGTGCAGCCATTGCTGGAGCGTATGCTGCTAGGCCACGAGCGGCGCTTGGCCCGTCAGCGCGCCAGCGGTGTTGCACAGTGGGAAACGTTCGGCGATACCCGTTTGCGCAATGCCGTGGCTGAGTCTTATACCCGTTCCTCCAGCCTGTACTGGCGTGCCGAGGACGTTCAACTGGCCCCTGATGTGCAAGCGTTGCTGGATACAGTGCTCGCGGGGCTTGCCTTGCAGGGCGGAACGGTGCTGGTGCAGTCGCCCTGTTGCTGGCAGGTGCTGCACGCTTTGGCACGTGCCGGCATGCGGGTGCTGGAAGTACCTGCAGATAGCCGCGGCAACCCGAACCTGCGGGCCTTGGCCCGGTTGCTGGGCGCCGAGCCGGTGTGCATGCTGGTCATGCCGTCTTGCCTGGGCATGCCGCAAGGGCGGCTGGTGTCGCCGCACTATCAGCAGCAGCTTGGTCAGCTACTGGGCCAGCACCCTGTATGGTTGCTGGAAAACGACCTGGACAGTGAACACTGTTACAGCGGGCCGCCACGCACGCGCTTGCGCGACTGGGTCGACCCTCGCTCGCTGTTGGTATTGGGGGCATTCGAGACCGCAGTGGGGGCCGAGGCACCTTACGCCTATGTGCTAAGCCATGACGCGGCATTGGCAAAGGCATTTGCCGAACGGGCCTTTCGGCTTGCGCCGCTGCGCCTGCAAGCGCTTGCCCTGATGTTGGGTAAAAGGCAGATCGAGATACACCTGGTAGAGCTGCGTACCGAGCTGGAAAGGCGCACGCAATATCTGGTACGCGCGCTGGCGTTGCAGTTCGGTCAGCAGGTGGCGATGCAGACGCCCCAGGGGGGGCGCATGCTGTGGGTGCGTTTTCGCCAACCGTTGCGGTGGGATTGCATCGTTGCGGCGCTGGCAGGTTCCGCCTTGCATGCACTGCCGGGCAGGCAGTTCAGCCTGCAGGGGCGTTACCAGCAGTGCATGGCACTGGTCTGGCTGGGCGACCAGCCAGATGACCTGCAACAGGCGGTGAGGCGCCTGGCACAGGCACTGGAGCCGCGCTGCGGGCGACCTGCTAGCGTTTCACGCTGA
- a CDS encoding zinc-dependent alcohol dehydrogenase family protein has protein sequence MSRMIRFHKFGAADVLRCEEQAEPSPAADEVQIRVEAIGVSWYDVLWRQNLAPSQARLPAGIGHEMAGVVTAVGEGVEDIAVGDRVASFPATSANDHPVYGDVIVLPRTAITRYPDVLTPIEASVHYTPLLIAYFAYVDLARAKAGQTALVTDASHCAGPAFVQLGKALGLKVFAATKEAEQREYLLGLGADKVIVTEEQDLLLQVGKYTDGRGVDMVLDGMGGPQMSLLGDVLAPRGSLVLYGLQGGNQTPFPACAAFQKNIQFYVHCIGNFTGKPELGISQDQVALQRALRDINQFTADQLLTPQIIKVYPFEQVVEAHRYMDQCPCGGRVVLDMAQH, from the coding sequence ATGTCCCGCATGATCCGTTTCCACAAGTTCGGCGCTGCCGATGTGCTCCGTTGCGAGGAGCAGGCCGAACCGTCACCCGCTGCCGACGAGGTACAGATCCGCGTCGAGGCGATTGGCGTCAGTTGGTATGACGTGCTTTGGCGCCAGAACCTGGCGCCGTCCCAGGCACGCCTGCCGGCGGGCATCGGCCACGAAATGGCCGGGGTGGTGACTGCGGTCGGTGAAGGGGTCGAGGACATTGCGGTGGGCGACCGGGTCGCCAGCTTCCCGGCCACCAGTGCCAATGACCACCCGGTGTACGGTGATGTCATCGTGCTCCCGCGCACCGCCATTACCCGCTACCCGGATGTGCTCACCCCGATCGAGGCCAGCGTGCACTACACGCCCTTGCTGATCGCCTATTTTGCCTATGTTGATTTGGCACGTGCCAAGGCCGGGCAGACCGCGCTGGTGACCGATGCCAGCCATTGTGCCGGCCCCGCCTTCGTGCAATTGGGCAAGGCCTTGGGGCTGAAAGTGTTCGCGGCTACCAAAGAGGCTGAGCAGCGTGAGTACCTGCTGGGCCTGGGTGCCGACAAGGTGATTGTCACCGAGGAGCAGGACCTGTTACTGCAGGTAGGCAAGTATACCGATGGCCGCGGCGTGGACATGGTCCTCGACGGCATGGGCGGGCCGCAGATGTCGCTGCTGGGCGATGTGCTGGCGCCGCGTGGCAGCCTGGTGCTGTATGGCCTGCAGGGCGGTAACCAGACGCCTTTCCCGGCCTGTGCAGCCTTCCAGAAGAATATCCAGTTCTACGTTCATTGCATCGGTAACTTCACCGGCAAACCGGAACTCGGCATCAGCCAGGACCAGGTGGCGTTGCAGCGTGCCTTGCGCGACATCAACCAGTTCACCGCTGACCAGCTGCTGACACCGCAGATCATCAAGGTGTACCCGTTCGAGCAGGTGGTGGAGGCACATCGTTACATGGACCAATGCCCGTGCGGTGGGCGAGTGGTGCTGGACATGGCGCAACACTGA
- a CDS encoding LysR family transcriptional regulator, giving the protein MNRNDLRRVDLNLLIVFETLMHERSVTRAAEKLFLGQPAISAALSRLRNLFDDPLFVRTGRSMEPSARAHEIFALLSPALDSISTAVSRAAEFDPATSNAVFRIGLSDDAEFALLPQLLKRIRAEAPGIVLVVRRVNYLLMPTLLASGEISVGVSYTSDLPANAKRKVLRRSMPKLLRADSVPGGITLDDFCARPHALVSFAGDLSGFIDEALEELGRKRHVVLAVPQFNGLGSLLAGTDIVATVPDYTADVLTAAGGLRAEDLPIPVRSFELHMAWRGAQDNDPAERWLRSRIQMFFGDPDSL; this is encoded by the coding sequence ATGAATCGAAACGACCTGCGTCGTGTAGACCTCAACCTGCTGATCGTGTTTGAAACACTGATGCATGAGCGCAGTGTGACCCGCGCCGCGGAAAAACTGTTCCTCGGCCAGCCGGCCATCAGCGCGGCCCTGTCGCGCCTGCGCAACCTGTTCGACGACCCGCTGTTCGTGCGCACCGGCCGCAGCATGGAGCCGTCCGCACGGGCCCACGAGATCTTCGCCCTGCTGTCGCCAGCACTGGATTCGATTTCCACTGCGGTCAGCCGCGCCGCCGAGTTCGACCCTGCCACCAGCAATGCGGTGTTCCGCATCGGCCTGTCGGACGACGCCGAGTTCGCCCTGCTGCCCCAGTTGCTCAAGCGTATCCGCGCCGAAGCACCGGGCATTGTGCTGGTGGTGCGGCGGGTCAACTACCTGCTGATGCCAACCCTGCTGGCCTCGGGGGAAATTTCGGTGGGGGTCAGCTACACCAGCGACCTGCCGGCCAACGCCAAGCGCAAGGTGCTGCGCCGCAGCATGCCGAAGCTACTGCGCGCCGACAGCGTGCCCGGCGGTATCACCCTGGACGACTTCTGCGCGCGGCCGCATGCGCTGGTGTCGTTTGCCGGCGACCTGTCCGGCTTCATCGACGAAGCCCTGGAAGAACTCGGCCGCAAGCGCCACGTGGTGCTGGCGGTGCCGCAGTTCAACGGGCTGGGCAGCTTGCTGGCGGGGACGGATATCGTGGCCACTGTGCCGGACTACACCGCCGATGTGCTGACTGCTGCGGGCGGGCTGCGGGCCGAAGACTTGCCGATACCCGTGCGCAGTTTCGAACTGCACATGGCCTGGCGCGGGGCGCAGGACAACGACCCGGCGGAGCGGTGGTTGCGGTCGCGGATACAGATGTTTTTTGGGGATCCTGACAGTCTCTAG